One Thalassotalea hakodatensis DNA segment encodes these proteins:
- the polA gene encoding DNA polymerase I: MNTPNLSPLILVDGSSYLFRAYHVPYLQALSTADGQPTGAITGVLNMIKSLKKDYPNGNIVVVFDAKGKTFRNDLYPEYKANRPPMPDDLRTQIAPLHEIIEAMGLPLLVIEGVEADDVIGTLSAQATKQGIETVISTGDKDMAQLVNEHVRLINTMTNVEMNVEGVVEKFGIKPEQIIDYLALMGDKVDNIPGVEKCGPKTAVKWLLEHETLEQVIANADKVKGKIGENLRNALDQLPLSYELATIKLDVALEKPIEELIPTSPDKDKLSTLYKQFELRRLLAELDNSDSPETTSDQSSQEQREQIDVHYDTIFTKEAFNEWLAKLTSADYFAFDTETTSVNYIKAELVGLSFAVAPGVAAYVPVNHDYEDAPKQLDRDWVLSQLKPLLEDKQQVIIGQNLKYDANVLAQYDVAINCTIYDTMIESYCLNSVATRHNMDALAEKYLDYKTVHFEDIAGKGAKQLTFNQIEIEKAAHYAAEDADITFRLHQAIFAQLEQLKGQLSVFTDIEMPLMPVLARMEQQGVLIDSDLLDQQSQTIGARLQELEVEAHNIAGQSFNLGSPKQLQQILFEELKIPVIKKTPKGAPSTAEEVLQELALDYPLPKVILENRGLSKLKSTYTDKLPLMVSPRTGRVHTSYNQTVAATGRLSSTDPNLQNIPIRSEEGRKIRLAFIAPEDHKIVAIDYSQIELRIMAHLSEDPGLVAAFAQGKDVHQATAAEIFSVSLDEVTADQRRSAKAINFGLIYGMSAFGLAKQLNIARNKAQEYMDKYFERYPRVLTYMEETRQQAAEQGYVETLFGRRLYLPDIKSKNAMRRKGAERAAINAPMQGTAADIIKKAMLAVDTWIEAKQDPRIKMTMQVHDELIFEIHQDIVEEVTESLVTIMNDAVKLSVPLIAEAGIGDNWEQAH, translated from the coding sequence ATGAATACACCTAACTTATCTCCGCTTATATTAGTAGATGGATCTTCTTACCTTTTCCGCGCTTATCATGTTCCTTATTTACAAGCACTATCAACTGCTGATGGGCAACCTACTGGGGCAATAACCGGCGTACTTAATATGATTAAGAGCCTTAAGAAAGATTACCCTAACGGAAACATTGTGGTTGTTTTTGATGCTAAAGGTAAAACCTTTCGCAACGACTTGTATCCAGAATATAAAGCCAACCGCCCCCCCATGCCCGATGATTTACGTACCCAAATTGCACCATTACATGAAATTATTGAAGCGATGGGTTTACCTTTACTGGTTATAGAAGGCGTAGAAGCTGATGACGTTATTGGCACCTTGTCGGCTCAAGCAACTAAGCAAGGAATTGAAACGGTCATCTCTACTGGCGATAAAGACATGGCACAATTAGTCAATGAACATGTGCGTTTAATCAATACCATGACCAATGTTGAAATGAATGTTGAAGGTGTTGTCGAAAAGTTTGGGATTAAACCAGAACAAATTATTGATTACCTTGCGTTAATGGGCGACAAGGTTGATAACATTCCTGGTGTGGAAAAGTGTGGTCCGAAAACGGCAGTAAAATGGTTACTAGAACATGAAACCCTTGAACAAGTGATTGCCAATGCCGATAAAGTAAAAGGAAAAATTGGTGAGAATTTACGTAACGCATTAGATCAATTACCTTTATCGTATGAGCTTGCAACAATAAAACTGGATGTTGCACTTGAAAAGCCTATTGAAGAATTAATACCTACTTCGCCTGATAAAGACAAGCTTTCTACCTTATATAAACAGTTTGAATTACGCCGTTTACTTGCCGAATTAGATAACAGTGACAGCCCCGAAACAACGAGTGATCAGTCTTCGCAGGAACAACGTGAACAAATAGATGTTCATTATGACACCATTTTTACTAAAGAAGCTTTTAATGAGTGGCTAGCTAAACTAACCTCGGCTGATTATTTCGCATTTGATACTGAAACAACCAGCGTTAATTACATAAAGGCCGAATTAGTGGGTTTATCATTTGCCGTAGCTCCAGGCGTTGCAGCATACGTTCCTGTTAATCATGATTATGAAGATGCGCCTAAGCAACTTGATCGCGATTGGGTTTTATCACAATTAAAACCTCTACTTGAAGATAAGCAACAAGTCATCATTGGCCAGAACTTAAAGTATGATGCCAACGTGCTCGCACAATATGATGTCGCTATCAATTGTACGATTTACGATACCATGATCGAGTCATACTGTTTAAACAGCGTTGCAACGCGTCACAATATGGATGCGTTAGCCGAAAAGTATCTTGATTACAAAACCGTACATTTTGAAGACATTGCCGGTAAAGGTGCGAAACAATTAACATTCAACCAAATTGAAATTGAAAAAGCCGCCCATTACGCTGCTGAAGATGCTGATATAACTTTCAGACTTCATCAAGCAATCTTTGCCCAATTAGAGCAGTTAAAAGGCCAATTGTCAGTGTTCACTGATATTGAAATGCCTTTGATGCCAGTACTGGCAAGAATGGAACAACAGGGTGTATTAATTGACAGTGACTTATTGGATCAACAAAGCCAAACCATTGGCGCAAGGTTACAAGAATTAGAAGTGGAAGCACATAACATTGCAGGACAAAGCTTTAATTTAGGTTCCCCTAAGCAGTTGCAGCAGATTTTATTTGAAGAATTAAAAATTCCCGTCATCAAAAAAACACCAAAGGGTGCACCTTCGACTGCTGAAGAAGTATTACAAGAACTTGCATTAGATTATCCGTTACCTAAAGTGATTCTAGAAAACCGTGGGTTAAGTAAATTAAAATCAACATATACTGATAAATTACCACTGATGGTTTCACCTAGAACTGGCCGGGTGCATACGTCATATAATCAAACAGTCGCTGCAACAGGTAGGCTGTCTTCCACAGATCCAAACTTGCAAAATATTCCTATTCGAAGCGAGGAAGGCCGTAAAATTAGGTTGGCCTTTATTGCACCAGAAGATCATAAAATTGTAGCCATTGATTACTCTCAAATAGAGTTACGCATTATGGCACATTTATCAGAAGATCCTGGTTTAGTTGCCGCTTTTGCTCAAGGGAAAGATGTACACCAAGCCACCGCTGCAGAGATATTCTCAGTAAGCTTAGACGAAGTAACAGCCGATCAACGTCGTAGTGCTAAAGCAATTAATTTTGGTTTAATTTATGGCATGTCTGCTTTTGGTCTTGCGAAACAGTTAAATATTGCTCGTAATAAAGCGCAGGAGTATATGGACAAGTACTTTGAACGCTACCCGCGAGTATTAACGTACATGGAAGAAACGCGCCAACAAGCGGCTGAACAAGGCTATGTAGAAACGCTCTTTGGCCGTCGTTTGTATTTACCAGACATTAAATCTAAAAATGCTATGCGCCGCAAAGGTGCAGAACGTGCGGCGATTAATGCCCCCATGCAAGGTACCGCTGCAGATATTATTAAAAAAGCAATGTTGGCGGTTGATACCTGGATTGAGGCAAAACAAGATCCTCGTATTAAAATGACCATGCAAGTCCACGATGAACTTATTTTTGAAATTCATCAAGATATTGTTGAAGAAGTCACAGAAAGTCTAGTGACAATTATGAATGATGCCGTCAAGCTGAGTGTGCCATTAATAGCAGAAGCGGGTATAGGTGATAACTGGGAACAAGCTCATTAA
- a CDS encoding N-acyl homoserine lactonase family protein: MLKRKNIQSSQLWVKPLALLSTLFISGLVQANNEQATALKLYTFDCGTIKVSNMDVFSTSGDYKDQQATFTDSCYLIRHEKGDLMWDTGLPASLIGKEPMVNGVFTLSLKKSLVEQLAEINLSPTDIEYLSLSHSHFDHVGQASTFKDATWLTSQAELEHIASADDLKALHTDLSKLKRKTFTQDYDVFGDGSVMILNVPGHTVGHTALQVNLANTGTVLLSGDLYHQAKSRHLKRVPRFNVDEPQTRESFKKFENIASAKDAKVIIQHEAKHVSKLPNIPQYLD, encoded by the coding sequence ATGCTAAAACGGAAAAACATACAATCATCGCAACTTTGGGTTAAACCCCTCGCACTATTAAGCACGCTTTTCATTAGTGGTTTAGTTCAAGCAAACAATGAACAAGCAACAGCGTTAAAATTATATACCTTTGATTGCGGCACGATAAAGGTGTCGAATATGGACGTATTCTCAACCAGTGGTGATTATAAAGATCAACAGGCAACATTTACTGACAGCTGTTATTTGATTCGACACGAAAAAGGCGATTTAATGTGGGATACTGGCTTACCCGCATCGCTTATCGGTAAAGAGCCGATGGTAAATGGCGTGTTCACATTATCATTAAAAAAATCGTTAGTGGAACAGCTCGCTGAAATTAATCTATCACCAACAGATATTGAATACCTTTCTTTGTCACACAGTCATTTTGACCACGTAGGGCAAGCGTCTACGTTTAAAGATGCCACATGGTTAACCAGCCAAGCAGAACTAGAACATATCGCGAGTGCTGATGATTTAAAAGCGCTTCATACTGACTTAAGCAAGTTAAAGCGTAAAACCTTTACGCAAGATTACGATGTTTTCGGTGATGGTAGTGTGATGATTCTCAACGTACCTGGCCACACAGTTGGTCATACAGCATTACAAGTGAATTTAGCAAATACCGGCACCGTGTTATTATCAGGTGACTTATATCATCAAGCAAAAAGCCGTCACTTAAAGCGCGTTCCTCGTTTTAATGTTGATGAACCCCAAACACGTGAATCTTTCAAAAAGTTTGAAAATATTGCCAGCGCCAAAGATGCAAAAGTGATTATTCAACACGAAGCTAAACACGTCAGTAAGCTACCTAATATCCCGCAATACCTCGATTAG
- a CDS encoding Arc family DNA binding domain-containing protein, giving the protein MVAKKAYPLRINEDILLAMQQWSDDELRSLNAQIEYVLRDALRKSGRSKPKPIEPIIDPDDE; this is encoded by the coding sequence ATCGTGGCAAAAAAAGCATACCCATTACGAATTAATGAAGACATTTTGTTAGCTATGCAGCAATGGTCTGATGATGAGCTGCGTAGCTTGAATGCGCAGATAGAATATGTGCTTCGTGATGCACTACGTAAATCTGGTCGTAGTAAACCTAAGCCTATTGAGCCAATTATTGACCCTGATGATGAATGA
- the gorA gene encoding glutathione-disulfide reductase, with translation MTQHFDFLAIGAGSGGIASANRAAKLGKKAAVIEAKQVGGTCVNVGCVPKKAMWYAGQIADAIHYSHDYGFNLSADNFDWSRLVANRETYIKRIHAAYGRGFEANGVTLIDGFAKFIDNNTVEVNGEKITADHIVIATGGRPSIPKIPGAEHGIDSDGFFALTQQPKSVAVIGAGYIAVELAGVLHALGSDTHLVVRKAKPLRDFDDMLSDTLVEQMAKHGPTLHNHSTPTSIEKHSDGTLTIHLENGKTVGPVETVIWAIGREPATDNINIEATGIELDKKGFIPTDKYQNTQVEGIYAVGDNTGRVQLTPVAVAAGRRLCERLFNNKPTEHLDYSNVATVVFSHPVIGTVGLSEQEAIDEYGENQIKVYRSQFTALYQAMTEEYRDPTKMKLICVGKEEKIVGIHSIGFGSDELLQGFAVAMKMGATKADFDNTVAIHPTSAEEFVTL, from the coding sequence ATGACTCAACACTTTGACTTTCTAGCCATTGGCGCAGGCAGCGGCGGTATCGCATCAGCAAATCGCGCAGCAAAGCTTGGCAAAAAAGCCGCTGTTATTGAAGCAAAACAAGTGGGTGGCACCTGTGTAAACGTTGGTTGTGTACCTAAAAAAGCCATGTGGTATGCAGGGCAAATTGCCGATGCTATTCATTATAGCCATGATTACGGCTTTAATCTTTCTGCAGATAATTTTGACTGGTCACGATTAGTCGCCAATCGTGAAACTTATATCAAGCGTATACACGCTGCATATGGTCGTGGTTTTGAAGCTAACGGTGTTACGCTAATTGATGGCTTTGCCAAGTTCATTGATAATAATACTGTTGAAGTGAACGGCGAAAAAATCACGGCTGACCATATTGTCATTGCCACTGGTGGCCGCCCAAGTATTCCAAAGATTCCCGGCGCTGAACACGGCATTGATTCCGATGGCTTTTTTGCTTTAACACAACAGCCAAAGTCTGTCGCCGTAATTGGTGCAGGTTATATTGCCGTTGAATTAGCCGGAGTATTACACGCACTGGGAAGCGACACACATTTAGTCGTCAGAAAAGCAAAACCGCTTCGAGATTTTGACGACATGTTGTCTGACACCTTAGTGGAACAAATGGCCAAGCACGGCCCAACATTGCACAATCACAGTACACCAACGTCCATTGAGAAACACTCTGACGGAACCTTAACCATTCACCTAGAAAACGGCAAAACCGTGGGTCCTGTTGAAACCGTAATTTGGGCCATAGGCCGTGAACCAGCAACCGATAATATTAACATTGAAGCAACCGGTATCGAGTTAGACAAAAAAGGCTTTATTCCTACCGATAAATATCAAAATACTCAAGTTGAAGGCATTTATGCCGTAGGTGACAACACCGGCAGAGTACAGTTAACGCCTGTTGCTGTTGCAGCTGGCCGTCGATTATGTGAACGTTTATTTAACAATAAACCAACTGAGCATTTAGATTATAGCAATGTTGCCACTGTAGTGTTTAGTCATCCTGTCATTGGAACTGTCGGTTTAAGTGAACAAGAAGCCATTGACGAATACGGTGAAAACCAAATCAAAGTATACCGGTCACAATTTACCGCGCTGTATCAAGCGATGACCGAAGAGTATCGTGACCCTACAAAAATGAAACTAATTTGTGTAGGTAAAGAAGAAAAGATAGTGGGTATTCATTCCATCGGCTTTGGTAGTGACGAATTACTACAAGGTTTTGCTGTAGCAATGAAAATGGGCGCCACAAAAGCTGATTTTGATAATACCGTAGCTATCCACCCAACATCAGCAGAAGAATTTGTTACCCTTTAG
- the prlC gene encoding oligopeptidase A, with product MSNPLLENTSLPQFSKILPEHVKPAVEKAIADCKKTIEQVIKNNDSYTWDNLVEPINDVDDILGKLWSPVSHMNSVVNSEELRDAYESCLPLLSEYGTFVGQHQGLFEAYQNLATSDEYQTLDTAQRKVIDNALRDFTLSGIALPSEQKKRYGEIVTRLSELGSTFSNNLLDATHAYTVNITDESELDGLPDSAKDAAAAQAKAQEKEGWLFTLDIPSYLPVMMYCDNRELREKLYRGFVTRASDQGPNAGEYDNSDIMNEILALRHELAKLLGFDNFAEKSLATKMANSTNEVLGFLEDLAKKSKSQGIEDLEQVKEFAQKNYDVNELAPWDLTYYSEKLKQSRFAISDEELRPYFPEHKVVSGLFEVVNRLFGIKITEKTGIDTWHEDVKFYDIHDANQHYRGSFYLDLYARAKKRGGAWMDDCVGRRKLTSGEVQYPVAYLTCNFNGPIGEKPALFTHDEVVTLFHEFGHGIHHMLTQIDACGVSGIDGVPWDAVELPSQFLENWCWQPEALAFISGHYETGESLPEDMLDKMLAAKNYQSAMQMLRQLEFSLFDFLMHSNYKSDTENDQYIQQVLNEVRDRYSVVPAADFNRFQHGFGHIFGGGYAAGYYSYKWAEVLSADAFSRFEEEGVFNSAVGKDFLNHILEKGGSQEPSELFKAFRGREPNIDALLRHSGIAA from the coding sequence ATGAGTAATCCATTACTAGAAAACACTTCGTTACCGCAATTCTCTAAAATTCTTCCAGAGCATGTAAAACCCGCAGTAGAAAAGGCCATTGCTGATTGTAAAAAAACCATTGAACAGGTGATAAAGAATAACGACAGTTATACTTGGGATAACTTAGTTGAGCCCATTAATGATGTTGATGACATTTTAGGTAAGCTATGGTCACCGGTTTCACATATGAATTCGGTCGTCAATAGTGAAGAACTTCGTGATGCTTACGAATCGTGTTTACCCTTATTATCTGAATACGGTACCTTTGTTGGCCAGCATCAAGGCTTATTTGAAGCTTATCAAAACCTTGCAACGAGTGATGAATATCAAACACTTGATACCGCACAACGCAAAGTCATTGATAATGCCTTGCGAGACTTTACCCTATCGGGTATTGCGTTACCTTCTGAGCAGAAAAAGCGCTATGGTGAAATTGTCACGCGTTTATCGGAACTGGGCTCAACCTTTAGTAATAACTTACTTGATGCAACGCATGCTTATACCGTTAATATTACCGATGAATCGGAACTTGATGGTTTGCCTGATTCCGCTAAAGACGCTGCCGCTGCTCAGGCGAAGGCTCAGGAAAAAGAAGGATGGCTGTTTACTTTAGATATTCCAAGTTACCTACCGGTAATGATGTATTGTGACAATCGAGAGTTGCGTGAAAAACTTTATCGCGGTTTTGTAACACGTGCCTCAGATCAAGGGCCGAATGCAGGTGAATATGATAATAGCGATATAATGAATGAAATTTTGGCATTACGTCATGAATTGGCGAAATTACTTGGTTTTGACAACTTTGCTGAAAAATCGTTAGCCACCAAAATGGCGAACTCAACAAACGAAGTGTTGGGCTTTTTGGAAGACTTAGCTAAAAAATCGAAAAGCCAAGGTATTGAAGATCTTGAACAAGTTAAAGAGTTTGCCCAAAAAAACTATGATGTTAATGAGTTAGCACCATGGGATTTAACCTATTACAGTGAAAAATTAAAACAAAGTCGCTTTGCTATTTCTGATGAAGAGCTTCGACCGTATTTTCCTGAACATAAGGTTGTATCAGGGTTATTCGAAGTAGTTAATCGTTTATTTGGTATTAAAATCACCGAGAAAACAGGTATTGATACTTGGCATGAAGACGTAAAGTTTTATGACATTCATGATGCCAATCAACATTATCGTGGAAGTTTTTATCTTGATTTATATGCAAGAGCGAAAAAACGAGGCGGTGCATGGATGGACGATTGTGTTGGCCGTAGAAAATTAACTTCAGGCGAGGTGCAATACCCCGTTGCGTACTTAACGTGTAATTTCAATGGCCCAATAGGAGAGAAACCCGCATTATTTACCCATGATGAAGTGGTTACTTTATTTCATGAGTTTGGTCATGGCATACATCATATGTTAACGCAAATAGACGCTTGCGGTGTATCCGGCATAGATGGTGTGCCATGGGATGCTGTTGAATTACCCAGTCAATTTTTAGAAAATTGGTGCTGGCAGCCAGAAGCATTGGCTTTTATTTCAGGTCATTATGAAACGGGCGAGTCATTGCCAGAAGACATGCTTGATAAAATGTTGGCGGCGAAAAACTATCAATCGGCGATGCAAATGTTGCGTCAATTGGAATTTAGTTTGTTTGACTTTCTTATGCACAGCAATTACAAATCTGATACCGAAAATGATCAGTACATTCAACAAGTGCTTAATGAAGTTAGAGATAGATATTCAGTAGTGCCAGCGGCCGACTTTAACCGCTTCCAGCATGGTTTTGGGCATATCTTTGGTGGTGGTTATGCTGCAGGCTATTACAGCTATAAATGGGCTGAAGTATTATCCGCGGATGCTTTTTCAAGGTTCGAAGAAGAAGGGGTGTTTAATTCCGCAGTAGGCAAAGATTTTCTGAACCACATTCTAGAAAAAGGCGGTTCACAAGAGCCAAGTGAGCTATTCAAAGCCTTTAGAGGCAGAGAGCCAAATATTGACGCACTGCTGCGCCATAGTGGTATTGCTGCTTAA
- a CDS encoding aldose epimerase family protein encodes MSEIRSFLISNEVGDEVCITNFGARIIQWYTEVNGEERNIVLGYSSLAEYLDDPFYHGAIVGPFANRIENARVIIDGQEYLLDANEGLNQLHGGTHGLSQQFWQLEEQQAQSITLSCQLADGHDGYPGAISFSVKYQLTDDGELHIHLFAETEKNTVIGLTSHPYFNLAGVENSADNHLLTINAEYFTEVNSKMIPTGAILPTKDTRFDFQKPRILTNDARDEIDQNFVINQRDNAQAVLISPDKKLQLHVSSDMPGLQVYTGHHLFGRFSAKQGICLEPQYFPNSPNINDFPFTLTTPEKPFSASICYRLVKPQIDTVHS; translated from the coding sequence ATGAGCGAAATACGGTCTTTCTTGATCAGTAACGAAGTAGGCGATGAGGTGTGCATTACCAATTTTGGCGCGCGCATTATACAGTGGTATACAGAAGTTAACGGCGAAGAACGTAATATTGTGCTTGGCTACTCTTCTTTAGCTGAATATCTAGATGATCCCTTTTACCATGGTGCGATTGTTGGCCCGTTTGCCAATCGTATTGAAAATGCACGCGTTATAATTGATGGTCAAGAATACCTGTTAGATGCCAATGAAGGTTTAAATCAATTACACGGCGGTACACATGGCCTCAGCCAACAATTTTGGCAACTCGAAGAGCAGCAAGCGCAATCTATCACGTTATCTTGTCAGTTAGCAGATGGTCATGATGGCTACCCTGGTGCCATTTCGTTTTCGGTAAAGTATCAGTTAACAGATGATGGTGAACTACACATTCATTTATTTGCTGAAACAGAAAAAAACACCGTCATTGGCTTAACGTCACACCCTTATTTCAATCTCGCCGGAGTCGAAAATTCCGCTGATAATCACTTACTAACGATTAATGCAGAGTACTTTACCGAAGTAAATAGCAAAATGATCCCTACGGGGGCAATACTCCCCACAAAAGACACTCGTTTTGATTTTCAAAAGCCCCGTATTTTAACCAATGATGCCCGCGACGAAATAGATCAAAACTTTGTCATCAATCAACGTGATAATGCTCAGGCAGTTTTGATCAGCCCTGATAAAAAACTACAATTACATGTTTCGAGTGATATGCCTGGATTACAGGTATACACTGGCCATCACTTATTTGGTCGATTTAGCGCAAAACAAGGTATTTGTTTAGAGCCTCAATATTTTCCAAACAGTCCGAATATAAACGACTTCCCATTTACTCTTACAACACCTGAAAAACCCTTTTCAGCAAGCATCTGTTACCGCTTAGTTAAGCCACAAATAGATACTGTACATAGTTAA
- a CDS encoding DNA-3-methyladenine glycosylase I, translating into MTLETVDAIYQRAAERKGGDAKLNVLLAAQKQGIDELTDDRILSEMTKKIFQSGFVWRVVEKKWPDFEEAFFNFDIEKILMMPEEMLEQKASDPKIIRNFNKVKTIKANAQMMFEERQNGHSFAEFIARWPTADIIGLWAYLKKNGQRLGGNTGPYALRMLGKDTFLLSRDVEGYFRAHDLISGGLHTKSTLKTIQQSFNHWHQESGMSLSQLSRLVAFSTGDNQLIS; encoded by the coding sequence ATGACATTAGAAACAGTTGACGCGATTTATCAACGTGCAGCAGAACGCAAAGGCGGTGACGCTAAGCTCAATGTGCTATTAGCTGCGCAAAAACAAGGAATTGATGAACTTACTGATGATCGTATTTTGTCTGAAATGACTAAAAAGATTTTTCAGTCAGGGTTTGTTTGGCGTGTGGTTGAAAAAAAATGGCCTGACTTTGAAGAAGCGTTTTTTAACTTTGATATTGAAAAAATATTGATGATGCCAGAAGAGATGTTAGAGCAAAAAGCAAGCGATCCTAAAATCATCCGTAACTTTAATAAAGTGAAAACCATCAAAGCTAATGCTCAAATGATGTTTGAAGAGCGGCAGAACGGTCATAGCTTTGCTGAGTTCATCGCAAGATGGCCAACCGCTGATATTATTGGTTTGTGGGCGTATTTAAAAAAGAATGGACAACGATTAGGGGGGAACACTGGCCCGTATGCATTGCGTATGTTGGGTAAAGATACGTTTTTGTTGAGTCGAGATGTCGAAGGTTACTTTCGGGCTCATGACTTGATCTCCGGTGGTCTTCACACCAAATCAACGTTGAAGACTATTCAACAGAGCTTTAACCATTGGCACCAGGAATCTGGTATGTCGCTGTCACAATTAAGTCGATTGGTGGCGTTTTCAACGGGAGACAATCAATTAATCTCGTAA